The window CAAAAGTACGCTGGTGGCAGGGCTGTGTCGCGTATTGTATCGCAAGGGCGTAAAAGTCGCGCCATTTAAGCCGCAGAATATGGCGCTAAATTCTGCCGTGACGGTGGATGGCGGTGAAATTGGTCGCGCGCAAGCCGTGCAAGCGCAGGCGTGTGGATTAATGCCACATACCGATATGAATCCAGTGTTACTTAAGCCAAATTCTGATACAGGCTGCCAAGTGATTATTCAAGGCAAAGTGGTATGCAATTTAGAAGCTACGGGTTACCACGCCTACAAACCTACCGCTATGCGCGCGGTACTGGATTCATACGCACGTTTGAGTAAGCAATATGAAGCAATTGTCGTAGAAGGCGCAGGCAGCCCTGCAGAAATTAACCTGCGTGAAGGTGATATCGCCAATATGGGCTTTGCTGAAGCGGTCGATTGTCCCGTGATTTTAATCGCCGATATTGATAGAGGTGGCGTGTTTGCGCATATTGTGGGCACACTAGCACTGCTTTCTGAAAGCGAACGTGCGCGCATTGTAGGTTTTGTGATTAACCGATTTCGTGGCGATATTGCCTTATTGCAATCAGGGTTAGATTGGCTGGAAGCAGAAACTAGTAAGCTTGTGATTGGTGTGATTCCGTATCTACATGATTTGCATATTGAGGCCGAAGATGCGGTGCCAAATACGGCGTCGTCACAAGGTCAAAGTGTAGAAAGTAAGTTGCGCATTATTGTACCTATTCTGCCGCACATCTCCAACCATACCGATTTTGATGCGTTACGATTACACCCACAAGTCGATTTTCAGTTTGTTAAAATCAATCAAACCATTCCTGCTGCTGATTTAATCATTCTACCCGGCAGTAAAAAT is drawn from Methylotenera versatilis 301 and contains these coding sequences:
- a CDS encoding cobyric acid synthase, with amino-acid sequence MKTLMIQGTTSDAGKSTLVAGLCRVLYRKGVKVAPFKPQNMALNSAVTVDGGEIGRAQAVQAQACGLMPHTDMNPVLLKPNSDTGCQVIIQGKVVCNLEATGYHAYKPTAMRAVLDSYARLSKQYEAIVVEGAGSPAEINLREGDIANMGFAEAVDCPVILIADIDRGGVFAHIVGTLALLSESERARIVGFVINRFRGDIALLQSGLDWLEAETSKLVIGVIPYLHDLHIEAEDAVPNTASSQGQSVESKLRIIVPILPHISNHTDFDALRLHPQVDFQFVKINQTIPAADLIILPGSKNVRGDLEYLRANGWEQAITKHLRYGGKVLGICGGFQMLGAHMHDPNAIEGTAGSSAGLSWLEMETTLTPEKQLAQVSGKLSFADANVTGYEIHMGVSTGAALNHPALILNGQPEGAISPDNQIAGTYLHGLFDHAESCAAWLVWAGLANMESQFDYEQLREAGLERLADCIEQHLDWRKLNAYLSDE